The proteins below are encoded in one region of Drosophila santomea strain STO CAGO 1482 chromosome 2R, Prin_Dsan_1.1, whole genome shotgun sequence:
- the LOC120446010 gene encoding uncharacterized protein LOC120446010 isoform X2 — protein MNPCKRSEYSVLKQWLVRDDLLFQACGFCLVAAFNDQFVFITWDKYYLLNIRFKMPMDCCRIKMTAVRIPLPKSGGGYIKSVHSLRYNTILHMSNGELYCFTSFKELKLIKCLSEVQCFAIVDQGFSVIQIENRRLLLQTCFDLPDLEKDKCTLQQTFDITFDQQNIFQCDWQHNKYTLTTLKVSKNEEQFVRSLLVTNAVEENYVHIFSIGGHVFALAYNQKRRSESTGPDYYIELLCVYAAHVERIKLLPIENLCLVFLSSGSVDIWYLSRLLSIKQRQIYHTGSEWLDFDATSDNGDFYYTDGNQLVRLRFKYNVQLDECFVYTLTKPVSGIYGCSWIDQKEELFCLSENNILYCIGFAKSEMDGQTSTSNFTPSAFKRLHHNAKDLQTKRCISYAIEILG, from the exons ATGAATCCCTGCAAAAGGTCCGAATATAGTGTTTTAAAGCAATGGCTAGTCAGGGATGACTTACTGTTCCAAGCATGTGGGTTTTGTCTAGTTGCGGCATTTAACGATCAGTTTGTGTTTATAACTTGGGACAAGTATTATTTGTTAAACATACGCTTTAAGATGCCGATGGATTGCTGCAGGATAAAAATGACTGCTGTGCGTATTCCTCTTCCCAAAAGTGGAGGAGGCTATATTAAGAGTGTGCATTCCCTAAGGTACAACACGATTCTGCATATGTCGAATGGAGAGTTATACTGCTTTACCTCATTTAAGGAGctaaaactaataaaatgtCTCAGTGAAGTTCAATGTTTTGCTATTGTCGACCAAGGATTCAGCGTGATTCAAATAGAAAATCGACGACTGCTGCTACAGACATGTTTCGATCTTCCTGATTTAGAAAAGGACAAGTGTACACTGCAACAAACATTTGACATAACTTTTGACcagcaaaatatatttcagtGCGACTGGCAGCATAATAAGTACACTCTGACAACTTTAAAAGTTTCCAAAAATGAAGAACAGTTCGTGCGAAGTCTTCTTGTTACAAACGCGGTAGAAGAAAATTACGTTCACATATTTAGCATAGGTGGACATGTATTTGCCTTGGCTTATAATCAAAAAAGAAGATCAGAAAGTACCGGTCCAGACTATTATATCGAGCTTCTATGCGTATATGCAGCGCACGTTGAACGCATCAAACTTCTGCCAATTGAGAAcctttgtttggtttttcttaGCTCTGGCAGTGTAGACATCTGGTACCTGTCTAGGCTTCTTTCTATAAAACAGCGTCAAATTTATCACACAGGTTCTGAATGGCTGGACTTTGATGCAACAAGTGACAATGGCGACTTCTATTACACGGACGGAAACCAGCTGGTGCGACTAAGATTCAAGTACAACGTTCAGCTTGACGAGTGTTTTGTTTACACCTTGACAAAGCCAGTGTCCGGGATTTACGGATGTAGTTGGATAGACCAAAAAGAAGAATTGTTTTGCCTGAGCGAAAACAACATACTTTATTGTATTGGTTTTGCTAAGTCCGAAATGGATGGTCAAACGTCAACGTCAAACTTTACACCCTCAGCTTTCAAGAGACTGCATCACAATGCCAAAGACTTGCAG ACGAAACGTTGCATTTCCTATGCAATAGAAATATTAGGGTAA
- the LOC120446010 gene encoding uncharacterized protein LOC120446010 isoform X1, whose translation MNPCKRSEYSVLKQWLVRDDLLFQACGFCLVAAFNDQFVFITWDKYYLLNIRFKMPMDCCRIKMTAVRIPLPKSGGGYIKSVHSLRYNTILHMSNGELYCFTSFKELKLIKCLSEVQCFAIVDQGFSVIQIENRRLLLQTCFDLPDLEKDKCTLQQTFDITFDQQNIFQCDWQHNKYTLTTLKVSKNEEQFVRSLLVTNAVEENYVHIFSIGGHVFALAYNQKRRSESTGPDYYIELLCVYAAHVERIKLLPIENLCLVFLSSGSVDIWYLSRLLSIKQRQIYHTGSEWLDFDATSDNGDFYYTDGNQLVRLRFKYNVQLDECFVYTLTKPVSGIYGCSWIDQKEELFCLSENNILYCIGFAKSEMDGQTSTSNFTPSAFKRLHHNAKDLQVYKKQPDVLRQKLYKEYKQHQLISIIKNNQRLSAPIQTSLEYHLQVPSFEGDNVLLQAAQNLDARTSCIYAVLNVRLIDSRPLLQRRFWKLLTFFDNRINVLLLPTEMLVNKKCNMVVTLSKKKNERLPHFKMYLLEFVKLNHQTCGVLFHVPVESCGNTFRAIFSGRIVPRKFRLNNKQLLQKELCKPKIRQASSLGSQFTLCNLADLFCNAICIHNDYLEFSFIDETLHFLCNRNIRVNHLNGMLESKDASAIYYFKQHVLLNSEQLESVSKKYDLTLIKTMSDIDRIRHRQCINSLACETNFAIFLKSKYNIIRNGIH comes from the exons ATGAATCCCTGCAAAAGGTCCGAATATAGTGTTTTAAAGCAATGGCTAGTCAGGGATGACTTACTGTTCCAAGCATGTGGGTTTTGTCTAGTTGCGGCATTTAACGATCAGTTTGTGTTTATAACTTGGGACAAGTATTATTTGTTAAACATACGCTTTAAGATGCCGATGGATTGCTGCAGGATAAAAATGACTGCTGTGCGTATTCCTCTTCCCAAAAGTGGAGGAGGCTATATTAAGAGTGTGCATTCCCTAAGGTACAACACGATTCTGCATATGTCGAATGGAGAGTTATACTGCTTTACCTCATTTAAGGAGctaaaactaataaaatgtCTCAGTGAAGTTCAATGTTTTGCTATTGTCGACCAAGGATTCAGCGTGATTCAAATAGAAAATCGACGACTGCTGCTACAGACATGTTTCGATCTTCCTGATTTAGAAAAGGACAAGTGTACACTGCAACAAACATTTGACATAACTTTTGACcagcaaaatatatttcagtGCGACTGGCAGCATAATAAGTACACTCTGACAACTTTAAAAGTTTCCAAAAATGAAGAACAGTTCGTGCGAAGTCTTCTTGTTACAAACGCGGTAGAAGAAAATTACGTTCACATATTTAGCATAGGTGGACATGTATTTGCCTTGGCTTATAATCAAAAAAGAAGATCAGAAAGTACCGGTCCAGACTATTATATCGAGCTTCTATGCGTATATGCAGCGCACGTTGAACGCATCAAACTTCTGCCAATTGAGAAcctttgtttggtttttcttaGCTCTGGCAGTGTAGACATCTGGTACCTGTCTAGGCTTCTTTCTATAAAACAGCGTCAAATTTATCACACAGGTTCTGAATGGCTGGACTTTGATGCAACAAGTGACAATGGCGACTTCTATTACACGGACGGAAACCAGCTGGTGCGACTAAGATTCAAGTACAACGTTCAGCTTGACGAGTGTTTTGTTTACACCTTGACAAAGCCAGTGTCCGGGATTTACGGATGTAGTTGGATAGACCAAAAAGAAGAATTGTTTTGCCTGAGCGAAAACAACATACTTTATTGTATTGGTTTTGCTAAGTCCGAAATGGATGGTCAAACGTCAACGTCAAACTTTACACCCTCAGCTTTCAAGAGACTGCATCACAATGCCAAAGACTTGCAGGTATATAAAAAACAACCCGATGTTCTAagacaaaaattatataagGAATATAAGCAACATCAGCTTATTtctataattaaaaataatcagaGATTAAGTGCGCCTATTCAAACGTCACTGGAATACCACCTTCAAGTTCCTAGTTTTGAAGGGGATAATGTTCTTCTACAGGCAGCGCAGAATCTTGATGCTCGGACAAGTTGTATATATGCTGTTCTTAACGTCAGACTTATCGATAGCCGGCCACTGTTGCAGAGGAGATTTTGGAAGCTTTTGACATTCTTTGACAACCGCATCAATGTCCTCCTTTTGCCCACAGAAATGCTTgtcaataaaaaatgtaacatGGTTGTAACGTTaagtaaaaagaaaaacgaacgTCTGCctcattttaaaatgtatcttCTGGAATTTGTTAAACTTAATCATCAAACATGTGGTGTACTTTTTCACGTACCGGTTGAAAGTTGTGGAAATACATTTCGTGCTATTTTTAGTGGAAGAATAGTCCCTAGGAAATTTAGGCTGAACAATAAGCAATTGCTACAAAAGGAACTATGTAAACCAAAAATCAGGCAGGCCAGCAGTCTGGGAAGTCAATTTACTCTTTGCAATTTAGCGGATCTATTTTGTAATGCCATTTGCATTCACAATGACTATTTAGAATTCTCTTTTATAGACGAAACGTTGCATTTCCTATGCAATAGAAATATTAGGGTAAACCATTTAAATGGAATGTTGGAAAGTAAAGATGCTTCAGCGATTTACTATTTTAAGCAACATGTTCTTCTAAACTCGGAACAACTCGAATCTGTATCAAAAAAATATGACTTAACCTTAATTAAAACAATg AGCGACATTGACCGAATTCGCCACCGACAGTGTATCAACAGCCTGGCCTGCGAaaccaattttgcaatatttttaaagtcaAAATATAATATCATTAGAAATGGCATTCATTAA
- the LOC120446099 gene encoding 60S ribosomal protein L5 translates to MGFVKVVKNKQYFKRYQVKFRRRREGKTDYYARKRLTFQDKNKYNTPKYRLIVRLSNKDITVQIAYARIEGDRVVCAAYSHELPKYGIQVGLTNYAAAYCTGLLVARRVLNKLGLDSLYAGCTEVTGEEFNVEPVDDGPGAFRCFLDVGLARTTTGARVFGAMKGAVDGGLNIPHSVKRFPGYSAETKSFNADVHRAHIFGQHVADYMRSLEEEDEESFKRQFSRYIKLGIRADDLEDIYKKAHQAIRNDPTHKVTAKKSSAVTKKRWNAKKLTNEQRKSKIAAHKAAYVAKLQSETEA, encoded by the exons ATG GGTTTCGTTAAGGTAGTCAAGAACAAGCAGTACTTTAAGAGGTACCAAGTTAAGTTCCGAAGGCGTCGCGAAGGAAAGACCGATTACTATGCCAGGAAGCGCCTGACATTTCAGGACAAGAACAAGTACAACACTCCTAAGTACCGTTTGATCGTACGTTTGTCCAACAAGGACATTACAGTCCAGATCGCCTATGCTCGCATCGAAGGTGATCGCGTGGTTTGCGCGGCTTATTCCCACGAGCTTCCCAAGTACGGGATCCAG GTTGGTTTGACAAACTACGCTGCTGCTTACTGCACAGGCTTGCTGGTCGCCCGCCGTGTGCTTAACAAGTTGGGTCTGGACTCTCTATATGCAGGATGCACTGAAGTGACCGGTGAAGAGTTTAACGTAGAGCCTGTTGATGACGGCCCTGGCGCATTCCGTTGCTTCTTGGATGTTGGACTCGCGCGTACCACAACTGGTGCACGTGTGTTCGGCGCTATGAAGGGAGCCGTTGATGGAGGTCTAAACATACCCCACTCTGTGAAGCGTTTTCCTGGATACTCTGCGGAGACCAAGAGTTTTAATGCTGATGTCCATCGCGCTCATATATTTGGCCAGCATGTTGCAGACTATATGCGCTCTTTGGAGGAAGAGGATGAGGAGAGCTTTAAACGGCAGTTTAGCCGATACATTAAGTTGGGCATTCGTGCTGATGAT CTTGAGGATATCTATAAAAAAGCCCACCAGGCAATTCGTAACGACCCTACACACAAGGTCACTGCTAAGAAGTCTTCTGCCGTTACGAAGAAGAGGTGGAATGCTAAGAAACTCACAAACGAGCAACGGAAGTCTAAGATTGCAGCTCATAAGGCAGCTTATGTTGCCAAGCTCCAGTCTGAAACTGAGGCCTAA